In Microbacterium galbinum, a single window of DNA contains:
- a CDS encoding AAA family ATPase — MNEPYAPDPSTNTAPPPPPAPPAPAPALRSEQRDAPTPPPPAAAATPPTFPASAPAAAAQAPSSAPAPKADAAPRTAPSDAEISRASDVLKVVSDAYSAKMVGQERLRMSLLISLIAGGHILLESVPGLAKTTAASTLADTVKAQFKRIQCTPDLLPSDITGNQIYDAATGSFRTVLGPVHANFVLLDEINRSSAKTQSAMLEAMQEHQTTIGGEVHHLPKPFLVIATQNPIEQEGTYELPEAQMDRFLLKEIVEYPSPAEEFEILGRIDSGVLDPDRHVSSAISLDDVHMLQDVASRIYVDPAIRNYIVSIAYVTRNPAPYIGDDRARFIKYGASPRASIAFLQASRALALLKGRSHVLPEDIRELRHLVLRHRVLLTFEADAEGIRSEEIIDQIFAAVPTP, encoded by the coding sequence ATGAACGAGCCCTACGCGCCGGACCCGTCGACGAATACGGCCCCTCCGCCCCCGCCCGCGCCTCCCGCGCCGGCACCCGCGCTTCGCAGCGAACAGCGCGACGCGCCGACGCCGCCTCCTCCCGCCGCGGCGGCGACGCCCCCGACGTTCCCGGCATCCGCTCCCGCCGCAGCTGCACAGGCCCCGTCATCCGCCCCGGCTCCGAAAGCGGATGCCGCGCCCAGGACGGCCCCGTCCGACGCGGAGATCTCGCGGGCGAGCGACGTGCTGAAGGTCGTCTCCGACGCCTACTCCGCGAAGATGGTGGGCCAGGAGCGCCTGCGCATGAGCCTGCTCATCTCACTCATCGCCGGCGGCCACATCCTGCTCGAGAGCGTGCCCGGCCTCGCCAAGACGACCGCCGCGAGCACCCTCGCCGACACGGTCAAGGCGCAGTTCAAGCGCATCCAGTGCACGCCCGACCTGCTGCCGAGCGACATCACGGGCAACCAGATCTACGACGCGGCGACCGGCTCGTTCCGCACCGTGCTCGGCCCCGTGCACGCCAACTTCGTGCTGCTCGACGAGATCAACCGATCGAGCGCCAAGACCCAGAGCGCCATGCTCGAGGCGATGCAGGAGCACCAGACCACGATCGGCGGTGAGGTGCACCACCTGCCGAAGCCCTTCCTCGTGATCGCGACGCAGAACCCGATCGAGCAGGAGGGCACCTACGAGCTGCCCGAGGCGCAGATGGACCGCTTCCTGCTCAAGGAGATCGTCGAGTACCCGAGCCCCGCCGAGGAGTTCGAGATCCTCGGCCGCATCGACTCCGGTGTGCTCGACCCCGACCGGCACGTCTCGAGCGCGATCTCGCTCGACGACGTCCACATGCTGCAGGACGTGGCCAGCCGCATCTACGTCGACCCCGCGATCCGCAACTACATCGTGTCGATCGCGTACGTCACGCGTAACCCCGCACCGTACATCGGCGACGACCGCGCCCGGTTCATCAAGTACGGCGCGAGCCCCCGCGCGAGCATCGCGTTCCTGCAGGCGTCGCGCGCCCTCGCCCTGCTCAAGGGTCGCTCGCACGTGCTGCCCGAAGACATCCGCGAGCTGCGCCACCTCGTGCTGCGCCACCGCGTGCTGCTGACGTTCGAGGCCGACGCCGAGGGCATCCGCAGCGAGGAGATCATCGACCAGATCTTCGCCGCCGTCCCCACTCCCTGA